From the Agromyces laixinhei genome, the window GGTGCCGCCCGGCAACGAAACCGCCTGCGTCGTGCAGGCGCTCAACGAGGATTTCACCGTCGTCGGCTGGAAGGTCATCGAGGTTCCCGCTTCGGAACGACACATCCGCACGCTCACCGAGACGGTGCGGGTCGCTCAGGAGGCCAACACCGGTTTGATTTACGAATGCTGGCTCACCTAAAATAAGAGATTCGCTCCGACGACCGTCGGGGCGTCACGTCTATCCGGCGTGCGGCAGCGAACATGCAGCCGCGCCGGAAGCCGGACTCGGGCCGGCAACCCAGACACGGAGTGTGCATCATGGCGCAGGAAGCCACCGTCACCTGGCTCACCCAAGAGGCCTACGACCGCCTCGCAGCGGAGATCGAGCAGCTCTCCACCAACGGCCGCGAAGAGATCGCCAAGCGCATCGAAGCCGCGCGCGAGGAGGGCGACCTCAAGGAGAACGGCGGCTACCACGCCGCCAAAGACGAGCAGGGCAAGATGGAGGCGCGCATCCGTCAGCTCAAGGAGCTGCTCCGCACCGCCGAGGTCGGCGACGCTCCGGAGTCCACTGGCGTCGTCGAGGCCGGAACCGTCATCACCGCGATCATCGCCGGTGACGAAGAGACCTTCC encodes:
- the greA gene encoding transcription elongation factor GreA, which produces MAQEATVTWLTQEAYDRLAAEIEQLSTNGREEIAKRIEAAREEGDLKENGGYHAAKDEQGKMEARIRQLKELLRTAEVGDAPESTGVVEAGTVITAIIAGDEETFLIGSREIAGDSELDVWSEQSPLGAAILGLKIGEKTSYTAPNGREIAVEVTGVETWGGQ